Proteins encoded within one genomic window of Flavobacterium oreochromis:
- a CDS encoding histidine kinase produces MNKWISTTPRAILISFFIGLVLLFINYLNGAIITWTYLKWSFFYAFLYGLTLFYANGIVFVFFDRLFTENRFAPKRLILGSIASFIVSLFVIFILRIFESLVIDDDTFLEFIKNEKASNYVVSMVITLIVTLGLYLFHFYKNYQEHKLTEQKVIAGTASAKFETLKNQIDPHFLFNSLNVLSSLIEENPEQAQRFTTSLSKIYRYVLEQKDKELVSVEEELSFAKTYMNLLKMRFENSLSFQLPVDFNNAEAKVVPLSLQLLLENTIKHNIVSEKKPLEIKIFIENNYLVVENNLQKKEVLQERKGVGLQNIINRYGLISSRKVLIQQNSIFFRVYIPILTKQVAIMETQDIYNENLAFTKAKEKVEKLKSFYGNLISYCCIIPVLIFINSKTSNFNWFWFPAIGWGMGLFFKAIEVFGYGKNWEERKIQEILKREDPENKKWN; encoded by the coding sequence ATGAATAAATGGATTTCAACAACACCGCGTGCAATTCTAATTAGTTTTTTTATTGGTTTAGTATTATTGTTTATTAATTATCTTAATGGAGCAATTATAACTTGGACTTATTTAAAATGGAGTTTCTTTTATGCTTTTCTTTATGGATTAACTTTATTTTATGCTAATGGTATCGTCTTTGTATTCTTTGATCGTTTATTTACAGAAAACAGATTTGCTCCCAAACGACTTATTCTAGGTAGTATAGCTTCATTTATAGTATCATTATTCGTAATTTTTATTTTAAGAATTTTTGAGAGTTTAGTCATTGATGATGATACTTTTTTAGAATTTATAAAAAATGAGAAAGCTTCTAATTATGTAGTATCTATGGTTATTACCTTAATTGTTACTTTAGGTTTATATCTCTTTCATTTTTATAAAAATTATCAAGAACATAAACTAACAGAACAAAAAGTAATTGCAGGAACTGCTTCCGCTAAATTTGAAACATTAAAAAATCAAATAGATCCTCATTTTTTATTTAATAGTTTAAACGTATTAAGTTCTTTAATTGAAGAAAATCCAGAGCAAGCACAACGATTTACAACCTCATTATCTAAAATTTATCGTTATGTATTAGAACAAAAAGATAAAGAATTAGTATCTGTAGAAGAAGAACTATCTTTTGCAAAAACTTATATGAATTTGCTTAAAATGCGATTTGAAAATAGTTTAAGTTTTCAATTACCAGTAGATTTTAATAATGCAGAAGCTAAAGTCGTTCCGCTTTCACTTCAGTTACTTTTAGAAAATACAATCAAGCATAATATTGTAAGTGAAAAAAAACCTTTGGAAATAAAAATTTTTATTGAAAATAACTATTTAGTAGTTGAAAATAATTTACAAAAAAAAGAAGTATTACAAGAACGTAAAGGAGTAGGATTACAAAATATTATTAATCGTTACGGATTAATTTCTTCTAGAAAAGTTCTAATTCAACAAAATAGTATTTTTTTTAGAGTTTATATTCCTATTTTAACAAAACAAGTTGCAATCATGGAAACACAAGATATTTATAATGAAAATTTAGCTTTTACTAAAGCTAAGGAAAAAGTAGAAAAATTAAAATCGTTTTATGGAAATTTGATTTCTTATTGCTGTATAATCCCCGTTTTAATATTCATTAATTCAAAAACTTCCAATTTCAATTGGTTCTGGTTTCCTGCAATAGGTTGGGGAATGGGATTGTTTTTTAAAGCTATAGAAGTTTTTGGTTACGGAAAAAATTGGGAAGAACGTAAAATCCAAGAAATTTTAAAAAGAGAAGATCCTGAAAATAAAAAATGGAATTAG